TATTGAAGAAGAGTTTTTACCTATTTATGATCGAAGTAGACCAAACAAAGATATTAGTATTAAAAATATATTGTTGGCAAGAAGCGAAAAACAAATTCCCGGTACCATAAACTTTAAGGAAAATAAGGGAAAACAGCCCGGGGAATTGAAGGAGTTAAGACCTTTAAGCAGTGACGATGTTGCGGAAATCTTGTTTACATCGGGTACAACATCAAAGCCAAAGGGCGTTGTTCTTACCCATTGTAATTTGTTATATGCAGGTATTTTTACTTCTTGGCAGGGTGCGTTCAGGTATGATGACCGTTATTTAAGTATTGAACCTGCTTTTCATGTTGATTTTCAGCTTACTGCCTTAATGCCCGTCCTTACTGTTGGTGCCACTATGATTGCAGTGGAAAAATACAGCGCCAGTAGGTTTTGGAAGCAAATCTGCAAATATAAGGCAACCATCACACAGGCTATGCCAATGATGCTTCGAACAATGATGCTACAGCCTCAACAGGAATGGGAAAAAGACCATTGTATTCGGCAATTTTTCTTTTTTCTTGCTCTTACTAATCAGGAAAAGGATGCTTTTGAAGAGCGCTTTAATGTGCGATTGTTTAATTCCTACGGCTTAACCGAGTCTCTCGTTGGAGTAATCGGCGATTTTCCATTCGGAGAAAGAAAATGGCCTTCTATAGGCAGACCGGGATTATCTTATGAGGCAAAAATTGTTGATGAGGAAGGCAATGAGGTTCCTCCTAATACTATCGGGGAGATCTGTATAAAAGGCGTACCCGGCAGAACTATTATGAAGGAATATTATAAAGATGCGGAAGCAACAGCAAAGACCTTGAAGCCCGGGGGATGGATGCATACAGGGGATAAGGGCTATGTTGATGAGTCAGGCTGGTTTTATTTTGTTGATCGTAAAGTAAATATGATTAAAAGATCGGGAGAAAATGTTTCTGCTACTGAAATTGAAAATATCCTCATGTGTCATCCCAAAATTGCTGAAGCAGCGGTAATAGGGGTGCCTGATCCTATTCGTGACCAGGCAGTAAAGGCCTTTATTGTGTTTAAAGAGGGTGAAGAGCTTAGTACTGAGGAGATCTTGGAATATTGCAGAGGTCGTATGGCTAAATTCAAAGTGCCGTCCTTTATAGAAATAAGGACCTCTTTTCCCAGAACCTGCACATGTAAGGTACAAAAAAAAATGCTGTCATAAAAAACAAACAGAAAAGGAGGGTTAACACAGACTGTTAACACAATCGTAATGATGACTCCCTTTGCAAGGATTATGTATTAAATAGAAAGGATGATTAAAAGTGGCAATTAAAATGGAAATGGTTGGGCAAACATTTGGACCTTTTGAACGTGACTACGATTTCAGAGATTTAATTCTTTTTGCGCTTGGCTGCGGTGCTGGCGTCGATGGCAAAACTGATTTGGAATATGTTTACGAAAAGGATTTAAAAATTCTTCCCATGTTTGCAGCAATGCCCATCGTGGACAGTGAAGTCACTAAAACCATCGATTATGGCTATAATTATGCAGGGTCACTCCATTGGGGATTCGATTTACAATTTCATAAGCCGATGACAAAATTGTCAGGCAAATTAAGTACACATGTACTGCTTAAGGGGTTATATGATCGTGGAGCCGATAAAGGTTTGTTAGCACAGCATATAGGAGAAACCTATGATGAAACAGGTGAAAAAATATTTACCAACGAAAGCTGGGATTGTTTAATCTATGATGGCGGTTTTGGAGGTCCGAAACCACCGAAGGATATAGTGGAAATTCCAGAAAGAGAACCCGATTATGAGATTGAGGAGCGGATTCCTGAGAATCAGGCACTTATTTACAGATTGTCAGGGGATTATCACCCTCAACATATTGATTGGGAATATGCCAAAGCAAATGGTCAAATGAAGCCAATTCTTCACGCCGTGAGTTTTGCTGGAGTTGCTTGCCGTCATTTCATTAAAACATTTATTCCTGGAGAACCTGAGAGGTTAACCCGTTTTAAAACTCGTATTACAGCTTCACTCCTTCCTGGGGCAACCCTTAAGACTCAAATGTGGAAAATGGGTGAAAATAAGGTTCACTTTAGAGTCATAGATGCGTATACACAAGCGAAGCCCTATCTAAACTTTGGCATTATTGAATGGAAATAACTTAATCATCAATCCTGGGTTAGACGAACTGAATCAGAAGAATCGTCTGTTGCAATTCAAGTACTAAAGAACAGTTTGATAAACCTATAGAATATTAAAAGGAAGCAGAAGCGAAGCCCTGATAAACGTAATGAAAATAGAGCAAAATCTTCAGAAATACGGAAACAGGTGCTTCGCTTGACTTCCATTTTTACAACAACATATCGGACTTTACAGGAAACAAATATGTTGTAAATAGGTGATGCATTTGAAGTTGTACGCAATAGAGAATAACGATGGTTTGCCAAAAAGAGAGAAAAAGAGTATGCAATCAAAAAAAACGCTTGATGATTTTGAATTAACGCCTTTTCTTAAGAAGATGATACTTTTTGCCAGTGGTGGTCCTTTCTTGGATGGCTATGTCCTGGTTATTATTGGTGTCGCCCTTGCCCAATTGGGGCCTCAACTGAATTTAGATGCACACTGGAGTGCGTTGGTGGGCGCTGCCGCATTGGCAGGAATTTTTATAGGCACTGCCCTATTTGGATATGTAACTGATCTAGTGGGGCGGCAGTTGATGTTTACTATCGATATCATTGCAATTGCG
This genomic interval from Desulforamulus reducens MI-1 contains the following:
- the caiC gene encoding crotonobetaine/carnitine-CoA ligase, with the translated sequence MDIVGNKTLRDMWDELARIYSEKTVLIFEDRNGSISEYTYSQLNEEINKTANLFLDLGIQKDEKVAIQLHNCPEFLMCWFGLAKIGAVLVPLNTHYTQEECGYILKKCDVATVVIEEEFLPIYDRSRPNKDISIKNILLARSEKQIPGTINFKENKGKQPGELKELRPLSSDDVAEILFTSGTTSKPKGVVLTHCNLLYAGIFTSWQGAFRYDDRYLSIEPAFHVDFQLTALMPVLTVGATMIAVEKYSASRFWKQICKYKATITQAMPMMLRTMMLQPQQEWEKDHCIRQFFFFLALTNQEKDAFEERFNVRLFNSYGLTESLVGVIGDFPFGERKWPSIGRPGLSYEAKIVDEEGNEVPPNTIGEICIKGVPGRTIMKEYYKDAEATAKTLKPGGWMHTGDKGYVDESGWFYFVDRKVNMIKRSGENVSATEIENILMCHPKIAEAAVIGVPDPIRDQAVKAFIVFKEGEELSTEEILEYCRGRMAKFKVPSFIEIRTSFPRTCTCKVQKKMLS
- a CDS encoding MaoC/PaaZ C-terminal domain-containing protein is translated as MAIKMEMVGQTFGPFERDYDFRDLILFALGCGAGVDGKTDLEYVYEKDLKILPMFAAMPIVDSEVTKTIDYGYNYAGSLHWGFDLQFHKPMTKLSGKLSTHVLLKGLYDRGADKGLLAQHIGETYDETGEKIFTNESWDCLIYDGGFGGPKPPKDIVEIPEREPDYEIEERIPENQALIYRLSGDYHPQHIDWEYAKANGQMKPILHAVSFAGVACRHFIKTFIPGEPERLTRFKTRITASLLPGATLKTQMWKMGENKVHFRVIDAYTQAKPYLNFGIIEWK